One Miscanthus floridulus cultivar M001 chromosome 11, ASM1932011v1, whole genome shotgun sequence DNA window includes the following coding sequences:
- the LOC136494551 gene encoding two-component response regulator ORR29-like: protein MDPVNGFHVMIIDQDEDYANHMRDMLHQLNFHVIVFTNPREALNFLNDHAQDIDLLLVAVDMEEILGFEFLDMATEMYENIQVISPIANTHVKQSNATNSSTDKEYMDNNISEVQSSIGSNSVDMGLVDYPDSEDGETVDKGPKGDQDTEVGTSPKGGQDS from the exons ATGGACCCTGTAAATGGCTTTCATGTGATGATCATTGATCAAGATGAAGATTATGCAAACCATATGAGGGACATGCTCCATCAACTCAACTTTCATG TGATAGTCTTTACAAATCCTAGAGAGGCACTGAATTTTCTTAATGATCATGCACAAGATATTGATCTCCTATTGGTAGCAGTGGACATGGAAGAGATACTAGGTTTTGAATTCCTTGACATGGCCACAGAGATGTATGAAAACATCCAAGTGATTA GCCCTATAGCTAACACACATGTCAAACAAAGCAATGCCACAAACTCTTCTACTGATAAAGAGTATATGGATAATAATATTTCTGAAGTCCAAAGCTCCATAGGAAGCAACTCGGTAGACATGGGCCTTGTTGACTATCCAGACTCCGAAGATGGTGAAACTGTGGATAAAGGTCCTAAGGGAGACCAAGACACTGAAGTTGGCACATCTCCTAAGGGAGGCCAAGACTCTTAA